In the bacterium SCSIO 12741 genome, TATACCTCCTCAGGAATCGCACCAGACTTAAAGGTAAAGGGCAACTTAGTTTGGGTGTAACCTATCGAATAGGTAAATAATCCGAGTAGGAGAACAAGGGGAGTCCGCATGGCTGTAGGTGTTTACCTACTTAAAACTCGAATAGGTTTGATTTGTTGTTCATGGTAAGGTGAACACGGTACTAATCGGTCACCGTTTTCACAACCTTCTTCCGAATCACCCCAGAGGGACTGGCTACTTTCAAGATGTAAGTTCCCGGTTCCAGGTTAGATAGGTCTATCTCAAAATCTTCAGCATCCGGGTCCATGGCCTGATTAGCCTCTGAGAATTTTACACGTCCACCCAGATCGATTACCTCCAGTTGAGTCCAATGGATGGGTAAGCCAGATAAATGAATAGTACCGGAGGAGGGATTCGGAAATAGGTGAATGTCCTTTTGAGCTACTCGATATTGCTGCACAGAAACGGGGCGATCTCCCCAGGATTGATCATTCTTTTTGAAGTAGATGAGTTCACGAGCTGTTGTGTTGGCCTGACTGCCATGTGTCCAGTAGGACTCTTTGCCTAAGCCATAGTAATAATGGACATAGCCTTGTCCTTCAATATCGGTCTGACTGCAATCTGGCCCCAAATTGGTGATTTGTCTTGAGATTTCCCGAGTCCATTTCCAAGTCATTTTGTCGGAGTCAAATTGGAACAAATCATCACATTCAAAGCTGTTGCTGATCATTTCGCTGGTCTTGTAGGGTAAACAGCGTAAAATCTGATCATTCGGATTATCAATAACCAGGGAATCGATATGCTGGGTATAGGTCCTGAATGTATCGACTCCCATATTCCCACCTATGCTCCAATGGTCAACGTCATATGAAAAGGTCTCTCGATATACATCATAAACCAGGCGATTACCATAATCCCGTTTTCCAATTATGGAATCTGTTTCAATTTTAAAGTCATGAGAAGTTTGAACATCCATCCTGGAGAGGTCAAGAACTTTGTAAATAAAAACATTACCTAAATCAAAGTCATTAACCTCTCGATGAGTGGGATTCCATGGCCTTCCGTTGAGCACCGAGTTGCCAATAAGCTTAATACGTTTTAGGTTCAACTGATTGGATAGGGTATCCTGGATTCTTAACTCGTTGAGGTTTATGGTTTGCATAACGCCAAGATTCTTGCCAATAATGATGGATAATGAATCATCAAAATCCACTAAAGAGTTTCCACTGCTGGTTTGGATTAATCTTAATTGGAGTTGCAGTACTGAATCCTTGTACCCCAAAACACTGAGTGTATCGCGAATAACTTTGATCACCTCTATGGATCGGTTGTTGTTTAAATTCATCAATGTCCATGGTGGACGCTTATCTTCGGGAAGTACTAATGCCTGAATACCACTATCCAACTCTAAACTTTGATTTCCAACAGAGTCTACTCTGTATGCCACACCAGCCCACAGGTACGCATAATTATGGCATTGGATGAAGTCAGGAAATTGGACATAATTGGATAAATAGTGAACACTATCTCCGGATCCGAATTTGCTCGAATCAATGGTGAGCGGGACGAAATGCTGATCATTAGTTTGGTGTATCTGCCAATTCAGATCCGTTGGATACCAATACATCACACCAGGCCGAAACAAGGTATAAACTGAATGCTGAGCTTGAACAAGCGATGGAAAGATGATTCCAAGGATTACTCCTAAAGAGATGGCAATTGGTTTTAGTGCAGGCATATTTGTTAGGTTAAGTGGCTTTTCGATCCAGAAACAATAATCCCCAATATAGTGATTATTTGATCTTTAAAAAAATAATGTGCTATCTCCCTGGACCAGGAGCCTTTGGGATCGGACGCCCTTCGCAATAGGCTGCCAGGTTGATCAGGCCGGTTTCGTAGTTGTCGTTGAGCAATTCCTTCCAGATGAGGGTGGCCGGGCTAAGAAAAAAAGGATATTCTCTTCCCACGAAAACCCAACTTACTTTGGTTCGTTTTCCTTGAGCTTCCAACAAGAATTCACCTTTTGTGGAGGGTTCGTATTGGTCCTTTTCGTAGGCTATTGTGGTGTTGATTACCGTATGAGGCTCAGTTTGAGTCAACAAAAGTTTTCCACCTTTCCCATTTTGACTAAACCATTCGAGTTGGCTACCCGTACTATCGATTGAGGTGATGACGTATTGGCCGGAGTCCAATTCACGGAACCATTGGTGCCATTGGGTCCAGGAATCTAAATCGCTGATGTTTGCGTACACCTCATCAATCGGCTCGTTGATCACCCGGGTTTGAGAAATGGCCACACGTGCTGGAGAAAAAATACAGACCGTGAAGTAGGCAATAAACAGGGTGGCAAATCCGATAAGAATTAAACGGAAGGCGTTCATGAAGTGCAATTTTGCCGCAAAGGTAGAAAAGGATTTCAAGGAAGCACCGGGGTTTAAATAGGGTTATTAATATATTTGTGAGCGCTGGAATGAAGCAAACTCTAACCATCATCATAGGCCTGTTAGCCGCCTTAGGACTGTTGAATGCCGCAGAGGGAGACAAGGAAGGAAAGCCTGTCAAAAAAGCCGTGGTGTTCTATGGGGAA is a window encoding:
- a CDS encoding SRPBCC family protein, with the protein product MNAFRLILIGFATLFIAYFTVCIFSPARVAISQTRVINEPIDEVYANISDLDSWTQWHQWFRELDSGQYVITSIDSTGSQLEWFSQNGKGGKLLLTQTEPHTVINTTIAYEKDQYEPSTKGEFLLEAQGKRTKVSWVFVGREYPFFLSPATLIWKELLNDNYETGLINLAAYCEGRPIPKAPGPGR
- a CDS encoding T9SS type A sorting domain-containing protein gives rise to the protein MPALKPIAISLGVILGIIFPSLVQAQHSVYTLFRPGVMYWYPTDLNWQIHQTNDQHFVPLTIDSSKFGSGDSVHYLSNYVQFPDFIQCHNYAYLWAGVAYRVDSVGNQSLELDSGIQALVLPEDKRPPWTLMNLNNNRSIEVIKVIRDTLSVLGYKDSVLQLQLRLIQTSSGNSLVDFDDSLSIIIGKNLGVMQTINLNELRIQDTLSNQLNLKRIKLIGNSVLNGRPWNPTHREVNDFDLGNVFIYKVLDLSRMDVQTSHDFKIETDSIIGKRDYGNRLVYDVYRETFSYDVDHWSIGGNMGVDTFRTYTQHIDSLVIDNPNDQILRCLPYKTSEMISNSFECDDLFQFDSDKMTWKWTREISRQITNLGPDCSQTDIEGQGYVHYYYGLGKESYWTHGSQANTTARELIYFKKNDQSWGDRPVSVQQYRVAQKDIHLFPNPSSGTIHLSGLPIHWTQLEVIDLGGRVKFSEANQAMDPDAEDFEIDLSNLEPGTYILKVASPSGVIRKKVVKTVTD